A portion of the Simkania negevensis Z genome contains these proteins:
- the fumC gene encoding class II fumarate hydratase — MRKETDSLGTVQVPEDRYWGAQTERSRNNFPNAGEKIPIEVVHAQAIVKKASAIVNEELGLLPKEKKDLIVRAADKILTGELDDHFPLVVWQTGSGTHTNMNVNEVISNYAIELAGGKIGSKDPIHPNDDVNKSQSSNDTFPTAMHIAACLKIRNMLLPNLEILLNGLRKKAEEFKNVVKIGRTHLMDATPVTLGQEFSGYASQVEHGIEAIKNALPHLSEIALGGTAVGTGLNCHPKYAKRVAEVISEITEIPFVSAPNKFEALSADDSMAEMSGALKRLACSLMKIATDIAWLASGPRCGIGEIKIPANEPGSSIMPGKVNPTQCESLTMVAVQVLGNDAAVGIACSQGNFQLNVFRPVIIYNLLQSIQLLGNSAVNFYEKCVKGIEPNLPRIKEHLNSSLMLVTALNPVIGYDKAAQIAKKAYDEHKTLKEAALELGFLSEEEFDKVVDPTKMLGH; from the coding sequence CGAAGACCGTTATTGGGGGGCGCAAACAGAGCGCTCAAGAAACAATTTTCCAAATGCTGGAGAGAAAATCCCCATTGAAGTTGTTCATGCGCAGGCTATTGTCAAAAAAGCATCGGCAATTGTCAATGAAGAGCTGGGCCTTCTGCCAAAAGAAAAAAAAGACCTAATTGTCCGCGCTGCTGATAAGATTTTAACGGGAGAACTTGACGATCATTTTCCTCTAGTTGTTTGGCAGACAGGTTCAGGGACTCATACCAATATGAATGTGAATGAAGTGATCAGCAATTACGCTATTGAACTTGCTGGGGGAAAAATTGGTTCAAAAGATCCTATCCACCCTAATGATGATGTCAACAAATCTCAGTCTTCAAATGATACTTTCCCCACGGCTATGCACATTGCAGCATGTCTGAAAATTCGAAATATGCTGCTACCGAACCTAGAAATTCTTCTAAATGGTCTGAGGAAAAAAGCAGAGGAGTTCAAGAATGTGGTCAAGATTGGGCGCACTCATTTGATGGATGCGACTCCTGTGACATTAGGACAAGAGTTTTCTGGATATGCGTCTCAAGTAGAACATGGGATTGAGGCCATCAAAAATGCTTTGCCCCATCTTTCTGAAATTGCGCTTGGGGGAACAGCTGTTGGGACTGGTCTCAACTGCCACCCTAAATATGCGAAGCGAGTGGCGGAAGTCATTTCAGAAATCACTGAGATCCCCTTTGTCTCAGCTCCGAATAAGTTTGAAGCTCTTTCTGCGGACGACTCCATGGCTGAAATGAGTGGAGCGTTGAAACGGCTTGCTTGCTCTTTGATGAAGATTGCCACTGACATTGCATGGCTAGCTTCGGGCCCTCGGTGTGGAATAGGGGAGATCAAGATTCCTGCCAATGAGCCAGGTTCTTCGATCATGCCTGGAAAAGTGAACCCAACCCAATGTGAGTCCTTAACGATGGTTGCTGTTCAAGTTCTCGGAAATGATGCTGCAGTCGGAATTGCTTGCTCGCAAGGAAATTTTCAACTTAACGTCTTTCGACCTGTCATTATTTATAATCTACTCCAATCCATTCAATTACTCGGCAACAGTGCAGTCAATTTCTATGAAAAATGTGTCAAAGGAATCGAGCCGAATCTTCCACGAATTAAAGAGCATTTAAATAGCTCGCTGATGCTTGTCACAGCGCTTAATCCTGTTATTGGATATGATAAGGCAGCTCAGATTGCAAAAAAAGCTTATGATGAGCATAAAACTCTCAAAGAAGCTGCTCTTGAACTCGGTTTTTTGAGTGAAGAAGAATTTGACAAGGTCGTCGACCCCACTAAAATGCTCGGACATTAG